The segment cattctcctgcctcagcctcccaagtagctgggactacaggcgcccgccaccactcctgggtaaatttagtagagatggggtttcaccgtgttagccaggatggtcttgatctcctgacctcgtgatccgcccgcctcggcctcccaaagtgctgggattacaggcgtgagccacggcacctggccataaaaatattttaaaaggttgttggctcatgcctataatcccagcactttgggaggcttaggtgggtggatcacttgagctcaggagttcaagactagcctgggcaacatggtgaaaaccctgtctctacaaaaaatacaaaaactagctgggtgtggtggcatgcacctgtagttccagttactcagatggctgaggtgggagaatcacttgagctgggaaggctgagactgcagtgagccaaaatggtgccactgcactccatcctgggtgacagagtgagaccctgtctcaaaacacaaaacaaaacaaaccttcaAAATATACTGATCAAAGAATATCTGCATTTAAATATTTCCtcaactatatataaaataatgaaagtgaCCACTTTTTATACCTTCACAGTAATTCAGTAAAATCTCTCTTTTCTtgggctgggcatcgtggctcaagcttgtaatcccagcactttgggaggcctagacagatggatcacctgaggtcaggagtttgagaccaacccggccaacatggcgaaaccctatcagtaaaaatacaataattagctgggcatggtgatgtgtgcctgtagtcccagctactcaggaggctgagacaggagaatcgcttgaacccaggaggcagagattgcagtgagccgagatcgcgctgctgcactccagcttgagtgtcagcgagactttgtctcaaaataaataaatacattcactTTTCTTGAAATAGGAAGGTTATTTGTAATAAAACTATGTGAggggattttgtattttttaaattttatgttatttatactAATAAAGACAAAGTATATAAGTCCAGgatatatcattctttttttttttttgagacagattttcactcttgttgcccagactggagtgcagtggcataatcttggctcactgcaacctctacctcccaggttcaaacgatcctcctgcctcagtcttctcagtagctgggactacaggtgtgtgccactatgcccggctaagtttgtatttttagtagagacgaggtttcaccctgttggccaggctggcctcaaactcctgacctcaggtgatccacccaccttggcctcccaaagagctgggattataggcatgagccagtttGCCCAGCCAATGTTGTTATTTATACTAATAAAGACAAAGGATATAAGCCTAGGAGATATCATTCTTTATAGATCACTCtatattcaaataataattgCTTCCTGTTTTATTGTGAGCAATAAGTATTCAGTAATCAAATGCTTATCTCCTTAGACAAGTGAACTCTTTATTCAAAAGTGAGACCTTACTATGATAAGTAAATGCTTGTGTTGAAATCCCTATCTGTAACTTAGGAAACCCAATAGTCATGAATAAGCACTTATTGTTACACTGTTCTACTTCCAATGTAGAACACATTTTGCACACAGTAATTAGGCATATACCTACCTGGTCATAACTGTCTGTCTATCTGGGCGCACATCTAACAAAATCTTCATTATCTGGGGTTCAAATCCCATGTCCAACATCTTGTCTGCTTCATCTAAAACCTGCATTGACAAAAAAGAATGTGGTTAGATTAGATATGGGAGGCAGGTAATAACACATATGCTTTCTTTATTAGTAGAACACTAAGAAAGGCTTTTCTCATTTCCCCTAGTACTTAAGCCACGATTTTAATTTCTCCAAAGGTCAGAATACTAAGCAATTTGTCATTGCACGTCGTCTACATGGATTTTTGTTGGCTTTCCAATACCTTCCAAATCtccttaaacaaaattttaagtgtcTAAAATATCCAAGTAGATTTTAATTACTGTGTAcctattttccaaaatttaaagTAAACATGCATGATAATTTCAAATAGAAGTCTTAATTCTTTCAACATGctaaagagaatgagaaatattCCCAGAGCCATTATAAAATCGACAGccatagcctggcgtggtgggtcacgcctgtcatcccagcactttgggaggccgaggcaggcagatcacctgaggttaggagtttaagaccagcctggccaacatggtgaaacctcgtctctactaaaaagaaaaaattagccaggtgtggtggtgggagcctgaagtcccagctacttggaaggctgaggcaggagaatcacttgaacctggcaggcaaaggttgcagtgagccaagatcatgccacagcactccagcctgggcaacaagagcaaaactgtgtctcaaaataaaaaaataaaaaataaaattgacagcCATTCTAAAAGAAACTGATACCCAAGCACTTGGGAGTTGATTAAAACTATTAAAAGCTCAAGGgcagggaagagaaaataaaataatagttcagtcattttttattctttgagatggagtttcgctcttgttgacgaggctggagtgcaatggcatgatcttggctcactgcaacctccgcctcccaggttcaagtgattctcctgtctcagcctccagagtagctgggattacaggtgcatgccaccacacgtggctaatttttatatttttagtagagatggagtgtcatcatattggtcaggttggtctcgaactcctgaccttagatgatccacctgcctcggcctcccaaagtgctcggattacaggcgtgacccactgcgcccggccagttcaGTTATTTTTGAACCCAGCATCCCAAACCCCTATTTCCATGATTACCAAGTAGGTTATATTCTTCAGATTGACAAAGTTATTCATTTGCAGATCATTCAATCTTCCGGGAGTTGCAATTATGATATCTACACCTTTTCTAAGCTCTTCTATTTGTTCATCTCTATTTCCGCCACCATATACACaaacacttaaaaagaaaaaaatctaaaggtTAATGTTTAGGCACAGAATATCTCATTACAACTTAAAATCCAATAAAAGGGATAAAAATCAATTATCAGGTACCTTTAGGGGTATCTGCCCCTTTCTGAGAATTATGTACACCCATCAATCCATAATGTTGTATCTTAAAAGAGCAATATTTGTACCATCACCTGACCCAGGCTCTGATTGATTAGAGTAGTGCTAAATGCCTGACCCATGTTGAGCCATTTGGATTCTCTGAATGTGCGAAAAATGATGGGGAAGATGTATAAAGCTACAAATGATTAAAATATGATACtggtgaaggaatggaaaaaaaaaaattacctacctCCGAAGCCCTTTATATGAATATTTGCAACATTCTCCTTCTACTTGAAGTGCTAATTCCCGAGTGGGAGTTAGAACTAACATGCCGGGTCTATTCCTTTGACCTTTAAGGCTTTGGAGAGAAAACAGATTAATATTAAATTACTTGTCTCAGATGCACGGTACATTTATTCAGTGCCATCAAGATTTGTAGCaacaagccaggcgtggtggctcacgcctgtaatcccagcactttgggaggccaaggcggtcggattacctgaggtcacgagtttgagaccagcctagccaacatggtgaaaccccatctcaactaaaaatacaaaaaattagccagacatggcagcaggcacctgtaatcccagcaacttgggaggctgaggcaggagaatcacttgaacccaggaggcggaggttgcagtaagccaggatcgcaccactgcactccagcctgggcaataagagcgaaactctgtctcaaaaaaaaaaaacttgtagcaATGAGTATCAGTTAGACATAGTCAGACTATGCCTTTTTGTGAGACGGTATATGATTAAAAGTAGTCTCTATATATTATAGACTTTGCTAATTATGATCTATGTACCTAAAAAATGGCTGATATTACATAGAATATGCCAAATTCCCCATAAGAAAATGTACTATTTTCTCAGATTTAAGATTGCTTTACTGAGAGATTAGTGTTAGTTTCTATATActttttcttattacaaaagCAATACATATTTACCATAAAGTAGGGAAATTAAAAAAAGCCACACACCCTAAAACCCAACTTCCCAATACCAGCCTTTTGTTTAACAGGATCttttcattaacatttaaaatgtcaaatattttatcatgGAATAGATAAGTGTATTGGACGTAGTTTAAACAGTTTCCACTGTTTCACTACTAAGGCTTTTGGTAGATATTACCTATTGCCTCCTAAAAATGTTTTGCCAATTTATACTTTCACCAGCACAATCTAAGTGTCTAATTCCTTGCATCTTCTCTGAAGCTAGGCATTACCTTTGGATCAAGCAATAGGTAAAGAAACTTTAATTACATTTTTGATATCTAAATCTATTAAACCTCTATAAGAAGAAACCAGCCATAGGAATTCTTACGTGGGTTGAAGGTCCAGATGAATAAATCCAGGCATTAAATAACACAACGTCTTTCCTGTTCCAGTCTGGGCTACTCCTATAAGATCTATTCCTTGCAACACAATGGGCCATGCCTGTGACTGAAACGGAATGATAAACATTAACACAAAAAGTACATCTTttactgggcgcggtggctcacgcctgtaatcgcagcactttgggaggccgaggcgggcagatctcctgaggtcgggagttcaagactagcctgaccaacatagagaaaccccgtctctactaaaaatacaaaaattagctgggcatggtggcacatgtctgtaatcccagctactagggaggctgaggcaggagacttgcttgaacccaggagacagaggttgtggtgagccgagattgcaccattgcattccagcctgggcaacaacagcaaaactgtctcaaaaaaaaaaaaagtacatattttttGCCAACTGTTCCTTCTTTTCCAGCTCCAAACTTCTTTCAACAAAGATTTTTTGAACTCTAGAGAGAAGGTGCTGGGGGAATGCTAAGAGACAGTTGCTCCCTGGTGTCTTCTAACAGTCAGATATCACTGGATTCGAAGAAAAACATTGAGTGAAATATTGTAATGAATGAAAGCATACCTGAATAGGTGTTGGCTTTTGAAAACCTGCCTTTTTAATGGTTTCCATAACCTCAGGATAACATTGAAAGGCGTCATCAAATGTGCAGGTAGGATTGGGGATAGGTCGTTTCTCCCCATCCTTCAAGTCATCCCACgttatattaaaattttctttccttcaaagaataaaaaacatcAGTGGCTTTCCTCACTTTACTCCCCAAGCAAGACATTCTCCAAAATCAGTTCTGGTCTTATCTAGAAATTCAACTGCAACTGATTAAAATGAGACTGTTAGGGAAGTTATAATGAAATGCATAAAGAAATAGAAGCAGGAGTCCATCTGTCTCTTATCTAAGAATAGTTGCAATGGGAAAGTTAAAAACATTATACATTAGTAGGTCAATGAATGTTTCATGGATCAAAGATGAGGAGCCTGAAAATCATGCTTCATAAATTAAAACCAGATTTGGCAAACATTGTGGGCCTACGATGTTCCACACGTATTTCATTAATGCATCCTTAATGATCCTATGTGTTAGGAAGTATTCTCAATTTGACAGGTGATCATACAGTAAGTTACCCTGCTCCTCACCTTAACCGTTCTGCTATTCCATGCATCTCTTAGTTTTATCGGACTTTAATAGTAAGAAAAACCATTGCAATTAAAAccttccagccgggcgcggtggctcatgcttgtaatcccagcactttgggaggccgaggcgggcggatcatgaggtcaggagatcgagaccacgatgaaacaccgtctctactaaaaatacaaaaaaaaattagccgggcgtggtggcgggcgcctgtagtcccagctacttggagaggctgaggcaggagaatggcgtaaacccgggaggcggagcttgcagtgagccgagattgcgccactgcactccagcctgggcgacagagcgagactccgtctaaaaaaaaaaaaaaaaaccttccaattTCAGGTAACAAGGACTGAAGAGTTTAAGAAATTAACAAgattagatctttttttttttcaattcaactATTAGAGAAATAATTCTCTAAAATTGCTGTCCAATATAGTAGGCACTAGCCACACATGGCTATTTCAGTATAAACTCATTTGCTCAATTACACCAGCCATACTTTAAGTGCCCGTCTACTCCATTAGACACAAATATAGACCATTTTCCATCACTGCAGGAAGCTTTACTAGACAACAATGTTCTAAAATATCATGTAAGTTGAcacattttcatttgaatattGAAGGCGTAGCCTTCAAATATCATTTCACATTTGCCCAAAGTGTTAATCCCAATAACGTAACTATACAAATACTTACACAACTAGGTAATAAAACTACCCACCTCCAACTATCTGCTTGTACTTTTGACATGGCGCTTGTGGCAGTGGACTCTTTATAAAAGTTTTTCTTAATTGGTGGTAAATCTGAGACAAAGGCAAAAATCCACTTTGATAAATTTTACAGCATCATGAATACTTAGTCAAAGCTACAGAAATCATACTACAATATGTTTTATTTACCATGCATACCATTTGATAGTTCTACACTTTGCCAACGAGGCTTGCTCCCATCGAAGACATGTCCCTCTCTGGAGGTTAGGCacagtagcttacacctgtaatcccagcactttgagaggctggcatgggaggatcacttgagcctgggcaaaacagtgacaccctgtctctacggaaaatttttaaagattagcctggtggccaggcgcagtggctcacacctgtaatcttgacacttcaggaggctgaggtgggtggatcacctgaggtcaggagtttgagacgagcctgaccaacatggtgaaacctgtctctactaaaaacaaaaaaatacaaaaattctcccggcacagtggcacatgcctgtaatcccagctactcaggagaggtggaggttgcattgagccgagacagcgccactgcactccagcctgggcaacaaaagtgaatctctgtctcagaaaaaaaaaggggccgggggtggcggctcacgcctgtaatcctagcacttttgggaggccaaggcaggtggatcacctgagatcaggagttcgagaccagcctggccaacatagtgaaaccccatctgtactaaaaatacaaaaaattagccgagcatggtggcagatgcctgtaatcctagctactcaggagcctgaagcaggagaatcacttgaacccgggaggcagaagttgcagtgtgccgagattgcgccactacactccagcctgggcaataagagcgaaactctgtttaaaaaaaaaaaaaattagactggcatggtggtatgtgcctgtagtcccaactacttgagaggctgaggtgggaggatcacttgagcctgggagatggaggctggaaTGACCTGTGATTTTGCTACtccactctagcctaggcaacagagtgaaaccctcaaaaaaaatttaataaaaattaaaatgaagcatGCTTTGTAAGACATCAAACACCACAACTGATAAATATACTTTCACACATAATAGTTTGATTATCTTTTCTTTGAAGGTCCATCCAATTACTTTTTTAGAAATTACATTTATATCTTTGGTCTACTCTCTTaagttacatttcttttcttttcttttttctttttgagatggagtcttactctgtcgcccaggctggagtgcaatgatgcaatctcggctcactgcaacctctacctcccggggtcaagcgattctcctgcctcagcctcctgagtagatgggattacaggcatatgccactgcgcccagctaatttttgtatttttagtagagatggggtttcaccatattgcccaggctggtcttgaactcctgacctcaggtgatccaccagcctcggcctcccaaagtgctgagattacaggcgtgagccactgggcctggcctagcTACATTTCTTAAAAGCTTATTATACCTCTTCCAAACTTAAATCCTTTCCCTGGTCTCTGATCCCAAATCTTCCCAACACAAACTGTTTAGGCCGCACAGGAAACTTAACTTGCAGAGGTCTTGACCAACATAGTAGCAATAACTGTCAATATTTTGGTAACATATTAGTGcttctaaattttaaataaaagatgttgTATTGCTGCCTCCTCCCGAGAGCCAAGGCTAGTGCTTGAATAATGAAGCATTATCCCCCATATATAATGTTCCATGTGagaaatctcatttaaaattcaaacaaaagggctgggtggggtggttcacgcctgtaatcccagcactttgggaggccagggcaggtggatcacttgaggccaggggtttgagaccagcctggccaacatggcgaaaccccgtctctactaaaaatataaaaattatctgggcttgcTGGCACACAtcgtaatcccaggtacttgggagactgaggcacagcaatcacttgagcctgggagatggaggttgcggtgagccaagatcatgccactgcactccagcctggctgacagagcaagactctatctcaaaaaataaaataaaattcaaacaaggctgggcacagtgcctgacatctgtaatcccagcactttgggagggtaagaggagaggatcacttgaagccaggagttcgagactagcctggacaggatagtgagacctcatctttaaactgaaaaataaaaatcaaaaacaaaatttaaacaaacaaacaaacaaaatgctgcTAAGAACTGTAATGCTTCTTGTGATTTAAtggctttccctttttttttgctcttgtcaaCCAGGATACTCCAAGATCTACTTTTACTCAATCACAGCAACAGTGTTAACATATGGTTTGCATGTTTACTCCCTTCCTATTTTTCCATTGGGActgattttttcctattttattagcCCTTTGCAGTGAGTTACCGCTGACAGACTATAAATAGGTTTAATATTTCCCCTATAGCATAAATGACAGCTGACAACATAGAAACTATCATAACCTAGGGACTAATTGCAGCATTTTAGATTTTactattttcatatacatttcattactaaaaataaagcATAGACATTGTACAGAGGATAAAAACTGCAGTTAACAGAAACCATATGTAAATATTAGGAAGCAGCACTGACCTGCCCACTTTGTTTTTTGCCATTTCAAACCTTCCTCTCTAATTTGATCCCAATCTATCAATGGCCGATCTCCTGCAACGACGTTGTTATCTGTGCTTCCATCTTTTCCAACAGAAGGTTGGAATGCAGTATCTGTTAAAAACATTTGTATCCAttagtttttttctactttgttttttaataaccagacaatgcttaaaatataaaatttggggTTTCTGTACTACATTAACATGACAATCTTGTCATTTGTTATCATTCAACAacttataaaaatttaattttattggagAAGGTAAGTAAAATAGCACAAGTCTAATGCTTGCTAAAATATTGTCATACCCACTACTCAGTCGTTACAATAATACTCCTGGGAAGCAGATATCCCAGATGAACAGATGAAGAACCAGGcttggtagctcactcctgtaatactagctaacactttgtgaggctggtggggaggatcgcttgaactcaggactcaagactagcctaggcaacgtggtgaaaccccatctctactctacaaaaaatttaattagctgggtgtggtagcacacacctgtggtcccagctacttgacaggctgaggtggcagaatcactcccacccaggaggtcaaggctataatgagccacgatcacaccactgcactccagcctggaaaacacagtgagaacctgtctcaaaacaattttaaaaataaaataaaaataaaaataaataaatgacacagATACAAAAATAGAATCTTAGACCTTGTCTTTTTCCCCAAGAAACACTAAAAGGCAATGGTGGCTTCTAAACCCAGGTGTCTCTATTCTACTTTCACATTGCATCTAGATATGATTCAGTAATTGTTTTCTCTATTCTAAACAgatctgagatttttaaaataaccaaatattTAAGCAGTTTTCAATGTCGGCCACGAATCTGAAGACAAGACTAGGGTTAGGATCCTGGGACCAATCCTTACTCTACCCACTAACACTAAAGTGTGTGTATTAAAGGGTTATTTCCCTGCTTGCGAGAACTAGATTaatacaaagacaaaaaataagtaaataaaaataaagggttatttcattttcacttaCCTGTGGCTAAAAGTAAAACTGCTAGGCATGAACATAGAGCTATGGTATTTTAATTTGAGGAAAAATATTCTGGGCGTTCATTCATAGTAAAAAATCATTAAGACTACATTTATGGCAGCCTAATGCTTTGaatcagaaaatgaaatcagGTATAATGGCTTATAACactgaatgaaattaaaaatttttaaagggctTCAGTGGGAGAAAATTACTTACCAACTCCGCATTCTGAATTGTAATTTTCTTCTAGCTTTTTAACAAAATTGTCTATcactgcttttgcttttgtttgcatTGCCTTGCTGCCAAAAATTTTGACTAATGATTCTGGTTGTTCTTGTATTATCTAGGTACAAGGGGAAAAAGAGGTGAGACTTAAAAGTTccctaaaacaaataaaaagttccCTAAGCCCCTAACCCCTTCCAACAATCACTCAACTTCAAAAACTATTACAGTATAAAGTAAATATAGTATTACTACCAATCAGTGTCTAAATTTCTAGTTAGAGAGGAATACTACTTATATTTACTCTGGGATTTACCTCCTGGTCAGATGGAGAGGGGCAGGACAACCTGAACATTTAAAATTAGATAGCTAGGGAATAAACTCAGCAAATAGTGTAGGGAAATAAGGCATTAACCTGAAAGGTAATATTATTTTGATTCTGAGGTCTCTAACCTATAAAATGGTATTTGTTTCACTAATTTTACAGAATTGTAGGGCTGAAATGACATAATCTATGTGCTATATAGAGAGTTTACTGAACTGCCAGGTTACTTAGGTAAATTTTTAACTTGATGGGATTCTATACTTAACTCATGTATACTGTTAGGGGCTTACATTTACAAGACTGACACATTTTGTGAATAGAATCTACAAGTAACACCTATCAACATCCATAATTTCAAATACCCTAAtggattcaatatttatttagaaaatactatACACCAAATTTTGTCTTAGGTTGGCAATTCAAACAATGTTTATCATCTACAGTATTTACAGGCACTACAACTCTATGAGTGCTGAAACGAGGCCATTATGGGATGCTATGGAAAGGGACAGCTACACAGAATGGGGGCCTTAGACTTCCCTGAAAGGCGAGAAGGCATTATTTATGAGGAAAAAGCTATGGTAGCAGCGTGTGTCAGAAAGTGGGTGGAGTACTCAAGGAATTAGGGGAGAGGACACTGGAGGGAGTGAACAGGCCAGAATCAAGTCAACAATTTTAAGGAGTCTAGACTTACAGGCCTGAGATACTATGAAAGGCTTTTACATAGGAAAGGGACACAAataatgtgtgttttaaaatgattgttctagccaagcgcagtggctcacacctgtaatcccagcactttgggaggctcaggcgggtggattatttgaggtcaggagtttgagatcagcctggccaacatagtgaaaccctgtctctact is part of the Symphalangus syndactylus isolate Jambi chromosome 2, NHGRI_mSymSyn1-v2.1_pri, whole genome shotgun sequence genome and harbors:
- the DDX43 gene encoding probable ATP-dependent RNA helicase DDX43 isoform X2; protein product: MSHHGGAPKASTRVVASRRSSTVSRAPERRPAEELNRRGPEGYSVGRGGRWRGPSRPPEAVAAGHEELPLCFALKNHFVGAVIGRGGSKIKNIESTTNTTIQIIQEQPESLVKIFGSKAMQTKAKAVIDNFVKKLEENYNSECGVDTAFQPSVGKDGSTDNNVVAGDRPLIDWDQIREEGLKWQKTKWADLPPIKKNFYKESTATSAMSKVQADSWRKENFNITWDDLKDGEKRPIPNPTCTFDDAFQCYPEVMETIKKAGFQKPTPIQSQAWPIVLQGIDLIGVAQTGTGKTLCYLMPGFIHLDLQPTLKGQRNRPGMLVLTPTRELALQVEGECCKYSYKGLRSVCVYGGGNRDEQIEELRKGVDIIIATPGRLNDLQMNNFVNLKNITYLVLDEADKMLDMGFEPQIMKILLDVRPDRQTVMTSATWPHSVHRLAQSYLKEPMIVYVGTLDLVAVSSVKQNIIVTTEEEKWSHMQTFLQSMSSTDKVIVFVSRKAVVDHLSSDLILGNISIESLHGDREQRDREKALENFKTGKVRILIATDLASRGLDVHDVTHVYNFDFPRNIEEYVHRIGRTGRAGRTGVSITTLTRNDWRVASELINILERANQSIPEELVSMAERFKAHQQKREMERKTERPQGRPKKFH